The Camelina sativa cultivar DH55 chromosome 14, Cs, whole genome shotgun sequence genome includes a window with the following:
- the LOC104741263 gene encoding tetraketide alpha-pyrone reductase 2-like isoform X3, whose product MNVMNSCAKSRNTVKRIVLTSSSTAIRYRFDATQVSPLNESHWTDLEYCKRFRIWYGYAKTLGEKEAWKMAVEKKLNLVVVIPTFCIGPIICPKPTSSPRIFLSIVKGARGSYPNFRGGFVHIDDVVAAQILAMEEPKASERILCSSSMAHWSEIIEMLRIKYPLYPFETKCGSEEGRDMPHSLDTTKIQQLGFTSFKSLPEMFDDCIKCFQDKGLL is encoded by the exons ATGAATGTGATGAACTCTTGTGCAAAGTCAAGAAACACTGTGAAGAGGATTGTTCTCACATCTTCTTCAACCGCAATACGGTACCGTTTTGACGCTACACAAGTCTCTCCACTCAACGAATCGCATTGGACCGATCTTGAATACTGCAAACGCTTTAGA ATTTGGTATGGTTACGCAAAGACTCTAGGGGAGAAAGAAGCTTGGAAGATGGCAGTTGAGAAGAAGCTAAACCTAGTTGTCGTGATCCCTACATTTTGTATCGGTCCAATAATTTGTCCAAAACCCACAAGCTCCCCTCGAATTTTTTTGTCCATTGTCAAAG GGGCTCGTGGAAGCTACCCAAATTTCAGGGGAGGGTTTGTACACATAGACGATGTAGTTGCTGCACAAATCTTAGCAATGGAAGAGCCTAAAGCATCAGAAAGAATCTTATGTTCCAGTTCAATGGCTCATTGGTCAGAGATCATTGAGATGCTAAGAATCAAATACCCATTATACCCATTTGAGACCAA GTGTGGTAGTGAAGAAGGGAGAGATATGCCTCATAGTTTGGACACAACTAAGATTCAACAACTTGGCTTTACGTCTTTCAAGTCATTACCTGAGATGTTTGATGACTGTATCAAGTGCTTCCAAGACAAGGGTCTACTCTGA
- the LOC104741263 gene encoding tetraketide alpha-pyrone reductase 2-like isoform X2 gives MILSVNTPNQSLIKKMAEYLVTGGTSFIASHVTKALLESGHSVRTTVRDSDEEKVGFLWELKGAKERLKIFEADLTVEGSFDEAVNGVDGFFHIASRVSVATVGLDNNNMSRNTVKRIVLTSSSTAIRYRFDATQVSPLNESHWTDLEYCKRFRIWYGYAKTLGEKEAWKMAVEKKLNLVVVIPTFCIGPIICPKPTSSPRIFLSIVKGARGSYPNFRGGFVHIDDVVAAQILAMEEPKASERILCSSSMAHWSEIIEMLRIKYPLYPFETKCGSEEGRDMPHSLDTTKIQQLGFTSFKSLPEMFDDCIKCFQDKGLL, from the exons ATGATCTTGTCTGTCAATACACCAAATCAGagcctaataaaaaaaatggcagAGTACTTGGTAACTGGAGGAACAAGCTTTATAGCCTCTCACGTCACCAAGGCACTTCTCGAATCGGGTCATTCCGTAAGAACAACTGTTAGAGACTCAG atgaagaaaaggtTGGTTTCTTGTGGGAGTTAAAAGGAGCAAAAGAAAGGTTGAAGATCTTTGAAGCCGATCTAACGGTAGAAGGAAGCTTTGACGAAGCTGTCAACGGTGTTGATGGATTCTTTCACATCGCATCCCGAGTTTCTGTTGCCACCGTTGGTCTAGACAACAACAATATG TCAAGAAACACTGTGAAGAGGATTGTTCTCACATCTTCTTCAACCGCAATACGGTACCGTTTTGACGCTACACAAGTCTCTCCACTCAACGAATCGCATTGGACCGATCTTGAATACTGCAAACGCTTTAGA ATTTGGTATGGTTACGCAAAGACTCTAGGGGAGAAAGAAGCTTGGAAGATGGCAGTTGAGAAGAAGCTAAACCTAGTTGTCGTGATCCCTACATTTTGTATCGGTCCAATAATTTGTCCAAAACCCACAAGCTCCCCTCGAATTTTTTTGTCCATTGTCAAAG GGGCTCGTGGAAGCTACCCAAATTTCAGGGGAGGGTTTGTACACATAGACGATGTAGTTGCTGCACAAATCTTAGCAATGGAAGAGCCTAAAGCATCAGAAAGAATCTTATGTTCCAGTTCAATGGCTCATTGGTCAGAGATCATTGAGATGCTAAGAATCAAATACCCATTATACCCATTTGAGACCAA GTGTGGTAGTGAAGAAGGGAGAGATATGCCTCATAGTTTGGACACAACTAAGATTCAACAACTTGGCTTTACGTCTTTCAAGTCATTACCTGAGATGTTTGATGACTGTATCAAGTGCTTCCAAGACAAGGGTCTACTCTGA
- the LOC104741263 gene encoding tetraketide alpha-pyrone reductase 2-like isoform X1, with translation MILSVNTPNQSLIKKMAEYLVTGGTSFIASHVTKALLESGHSVRTTVRDSDEEKVGFLWELKGAKERLKIFEADLTVEGSFDEAVNGVDGFFHIASRVSVATVGLDNNNMVRLRNTVKRIVLTSSSTAIRYRFDATQVSPLNESHWTDLEYCKRFRIWYGYAKTLGEKEAWKMAVEKKLNLVVVIPTFCIGPIICPKPTSSPRIFLSIVKGARGSYPNFRGGFVHIDDVVAAQILAMEEPKASERILCSSSMAHWSEIIEMLRIKYPLYPFETKCGSEEGRDMPHSLDTTKIQQLGFTSFKSLPEMFDDCIKCFQDKGLL, from the exons ATGATCTTGTCTGTCAATACACCAAATCAGagcctaataaaaaaaatggcagAGTACTTGGTAACTGGAGGAACAAGCTTTATAGCCTCTCACGTCACCAAGGCACTTCTCGAATCGGGTCATTCCGTAAGAACAACTGTTAGAGACTCAG atgaagaaaaggtTGGTTTCTTGTGGGAGTTAAAAGGAGCAAAAGAAAGGTTGAAGATCTTTGAAGCCGATCTAACGGTAGAAGGAAGCTTTGACGAAGCTGTCAACGGTGTTGATGGATTCTTTCACATCGCATCCCGAGTTTCTGTTGCCACCGTTGGTCTAGACAACAACAATATGGTCAGACTCAG AAACACTGTGAAGAGGATTGTTCTCACATCTTCTTCAACCGCAATACGGTACCGTTTTGACGCTACACAAGTCTCTCCACTCAACGAATCGCATTGGACCGATCTTGAATACTGCAAACGCTTTAGA ATTTGGTATGGTTACGCAAAGACTCTAGGGGAGAAAGAAGCTTGGAAGATGGCAGTTGAGAAGAAGCTAAACCTAGTTGTCGTGATCCCTACATTTTGTATCGGTCCAATAATTTGTCCAAAACCCACAAGCTCCCCTCGAATTTTTTTGTCCATTGTCAAAG GGGCTCGTGGAAGCTACCCAAATTTCAGGGGAGGGTTTGTACACATAGACGATGTAGTTGCTGCACAAATCTTAGCAATGGAAGAGCCTAAAGCATCAGAAAGAATCTTATGTTCCAGTTCAATGGCTCATTGGTCAGAGATCATTGAGATGCTAAGAATCAAATACCCATTATACCCATTTGAGACCAA GTGTGGTAGTGAAGAAGGGAGAGATATGCCTCATAGTTTGGACACAACTAAGATTCAACAACTTGGCTTTACGTCTTTCAAGTCATTACCTGAGATGTTTGATGACTGTATCAAGTGCTTCCAAGACAAGGGTCTACTCTGA